Part of the Vulpes vulpes isolate BD-2025 chromosome 6, VulVul3, whole genome shotgun sequence genome, ATGTAAGGCTTGTCAGGAAACCTTTTGCAGTCATAACCAGCTGTCCAATGGCTGATAATGAGAGGTGATGTGAAATTCtgaaatcaatgtgcagaaatgtataaggaaaacataagaaacaagttTAAGAATGGATTTTTTAGTTTCAAAGAGATTGTAGTTGAAATATCACTAATGCCTATCATTATTTTCATCCCTattgtttattttccataaacAATAACGATTTTTTCTCTACAAATCTTGAGTTTTTTTCTCAAGGTAACAATGGCTACATAATTAACGACTTCgctaaaaacaaaactcttaacATATTTCCCTATTGCCCCAGGTTAAAAGTGTTTGGATTAGAACTGCAATaactttctctattttaaatCACATACAGGCTGTTTCATTCACACTTGAAGGAAATTATCATATGCGGTTAGAACTCCgctttaatagaaaaattatttctctcatagtctatattctaaaaactggataaacaattttaaaatatttaacagaatgtttaaaaatatttatattttgtcagtaaataaaatctaaaaatcagtGAGCTTGTCGGAGAGACCAGCATGGGCAAAGGAGTCAATGCTGCCAAAGAGTTCAGGAGTGCAGAGCTCTCCACTTGTCCAGAGAGCCACGACTGGGAACGTATTTGACTCCACAGCCGTCAGGGATGAGGCGCTTCTTAGCCACTTTGTCTTCAAATTCATTAGCATTAAACTTGGTAAAGCCCCACTTCTTGGAGATATGGATCTTCTGGCGGCCAGGGAACTTGAACTTGGCCCTGCGTAGCGCTTCAATCACGTGTTCCTTATTCTGAAGCTTGGTGCGGATGGACATGATGACTTGGCCAATGTGGACTCTGGCCACCGTGCCCTGCGGCTTCCCAAATGCACCTCGCATGCCTGTCTGGAGCCTGTCAGCCCCGGCGCAGGACAGCATCTTGTTGATGCGGATGACGTGGAAGGGATGAAGCCGCACGCGGATGTGAAAGCCATCCTTGCCACAGCTCTTCACCATGTACTTGTTGGCACAAATGCGAGCGGCCTCCAGGGCTTCCGAGGAGAGCTGCTCGTATTCATCAGACACCATGTGGCCGCACAGTGGGAACTCATCCACTTTTGCCTTCTTCCGACCCAGGTCAAAGATGCGGATCTTGGCATCCGGGACTCCTCGGCAGAAACGAGACTTTGGATACGGCTTGTTTTTACAATACCGGTAACAGCGAGCTGGTCTGCGGCCCATGGCAACACCAGGAACCTCGGCCTGCGTCGAAGAGAAAGAGGCGCGCTCTCCCCCGTCTGCGCATGCGCCTTATTTCCAGCGCCTCTCTTCCCACGTGGGAACCATAGAGTCCTGATGACGACATGGAGACGCTCTTTCAGGACATCCCCCGTAGACACGGCAACTCTATTGCTTTGTGAGTACGACTTGGCACATGCGCAGAGCGGAGAGTGGCTAGGCATAGGTTCCCCGGGGCTGCGGGGTGGCGAATTGGGCTTTGCCACAACAGCCGGAGAAACTGGTCTCCCTGCTGTCCCTCTTGGGCATGGATCTTTTGCCCCAGGCTTTGTTATAGGTATAAATACCTATTTTTGTAGAGTTTAAATAAGGAAGCTGCCTCCGGCTATGCAATAGACTTTGTTTCTAGTTGgtctaaataattcattttccgGAACTCTATTTCCCACTATTTATAGATCAATTGCTATTTCTCAAAGagtatgtggttttcttttctacatAAAGTGGTTTCTTGGCATAGGCTGTCTGATAAGGTTCAAAAAAGAGGTTAGAGTGGGAACAGATACCTGTTGCATATGTTGCTTGATAATTGCTTTAGAAACATTAAATTTTGGAGTTTTATTTGGCCATATAGAATGAACTTATTAGCAAAACAGCATCcacaaaattgaaatattaacTGAATTTTTCAACTTAAGGCTATTTTCAAGGGTTACAATTGCTAGAAGCTATAGAAGATTAACTATTTATGCTTTATTAATCTTTTACACCTGAGAATCAGTTTAATCCTTTTTCCCCCATAtgataagagatttaaaaaaaaaaactattatgatTGGGATCATAAtgtgggaaggaggaaaatgagagaaagagaatttgcAAAGACTCTATAATCCCTACCtgaattttgtagttttgttttgatCCCTTAGTGCTATTTCACAAATCCATGACATCATGGAACAAAGTCCTTCCAATGTGAATATActctactcatgctttctctttaaaaaggacacaaatagaggtgcctggtggttcagtcatttaagcatctgactcttggtttcagcccaggtcttgatctcagggttgtgagttcaattcccatgttgggctccacacccagcctggcacctacttataaaataaaataataaaataaaataaaatataaaataaaataaaataaaataaaataaaataataaaataataaaataaaataaaataaaataaaataaaataaaataaaatataaaataaaataaaatgagggaaacaAATAAGCTGTAACAAAATGATTTCTATCCTTAAAGTGAGTGGTATTTTACAAAATatccgggggatccctgggtggtgcagcggcttggcgcctgcctttggcccagggcacgatcctggccAAAGGGATCCTGGCccaggatcggatcccacgtcgggctcccggtgcatggagcctgcttctccctctgcctatgtctctgcctctctctctttctctctctgtgtgactatcataaataaattaaaaaaaatttaaaaaatccatatcaggaaagaaatattaaaattcccAATTTAGAGAACTTTTCCATATTATATTAAAGCTTGCTCATGTctcctttctttgtttatttctaccttcacatttttcttaaataggtCCTATTTACTGTATAAGCCTGATTATGGAGAGAAAGCAGCAAGGAAGGTTGTATTGCTCACACTGACCTTACAAGTGTAGGAGAGGATTTGAATGCTCCTCAAATATGTCATCTTATTACTAAGTACAAAATGTGccaaaaaggagaagcagagtgaACCCTGAGAGCCTGTGATGAAGCCCTGAGCTAGTCTGAGAAATGGACAGGAACAACTTGATCAGGAAAGAGATTTCATACAGTGGCTATGTATGTCATACAGGGTTTGGCATATGCAAAGTCCCTGAAGCAGGCAAGAACCTGAACCATTTAAGTAACTAAAGTAAGGCCAGTATAACTATGAGTAAGGGAGTGAGTGGCACACTTATGAATATAGCGTGTGTATGAGGGGGCCTTGTGTGTCATGCAAGGTCCATTTTACCAAATTAGGGATTCTGCTCTTTTAAGACCATTGAAGAGCTTTCCACAGGTTTTATCGCTCTTGTTGTATATAACATGGTCAATATCACTCTTGTATAAAATATTGCCAATTGACTGGAAAGGACAAAAAATGGATGCAGGGAGGTCAGGAAGGAGGGCTTTGCaagaccaaagaaaaaaatgaggatagtTTCAACATGCTTTGAATATCTTTAACTTTATAAACATGTTTGCATCTGTTTCTGTTACTGCATGCCTAGAATGTATCATCATTCTGGGGGAAAGGAGTCTGTGAGGTAAAAGGAGTATAGCCAGAATTCATGTGCCATCTCAGCCAATGACACTTATCTAGGTCATGCTTTAGGTTTTCAAAACCCTAGAATTCTCTGACCAACAGATGTTGTGTTATCAGGGACTGTTtgcataatctttttttcttaatccaaaaAGTGAGTAATCATGGCTTGCTGGAATTGTGCCAATTTTAGAACTGAAGTCCTGTATCCTCCAAAAGTCCTTAGTCCTGGGCAAAATGGAAAGGTTGGTCACCCTATCACATTTATGCCTGGGGCCCCTCGCAGTTGCAGGACAAAGTCAGAGGGCCAGAAGAAATTGTGAGAGCCATACTAGGATTCTCCATTTATATTCCTTTCTTGAGCCTTGTCAGAATTAAATGGGACCCTGTGGAAAATGTATAAGCCacactattctttttttgttttaagatttttatttattcatgagacacacacacacacacagagagagagagaaagagagagaaagagagaggcagagacacaggcagagggagaagcaggctccatgcaggtctccaggatcaggccctgggctgaaggtggtgctaaaccactgagccacctgggctgcccaagccaCACCATTCTATTTAAATGTTGAAAGCATTACCCTTCATCAATTCCAAAAACTTGATTTTCCCTACCTTCCAACTCCTGACACCCACAGTGTGCGTCATGCTTAGCCAACCTTGcaaaaaaaagtgtaaaacttGTCTGATTTGAGGTAGCCTGAAATATAGTCATGAAGATAATACAAGGAAAATCAGGTTTTCCttatttgctaaatttattaCTTTGATAAGTGCAATAAAAATGTAGCAAAGGGAGATACTGGTAAAATAGAGAAGGCTTAAAGAGTAAGTAGGACATATGTAGGTGAAGGCAAGGAATAAGACAAGAAAGGAGCATGGCAATTACATAAGGCTATTAAAAGCTGTGGAAACAAGGACCATGTCTATTTGGCTCACTGTTTTGTCACTTGTTTTTGGCAAATTGTGTGATccataataataaatgtttgaatggggatccctgggtggcgcagcggtttggcgcctgcctttggcccagggcgggatcctggagacccgggatcgaatcccatgtcgggctcccggtgcatggagcctgcttctccctctgcctgtgtctctgcctctctctctctctctctctgtgtgactatcataaataaataaaaatttaaaaaaaaataaatgtttgaatgaatATACATTACTGCAGTAGTGtgttggtaaatgtttaacaacctgTTCgttggggagcaggggcagagagaggaaaggcacAACTTCCAGTGTGCCTTACTGacttctgtggtgtaaatacttcGTCATCAATTTCAGTCACCAATGTCATATCAGTGAAGATGAAGATGGGGACAGATGCACACAATCAGCTTTTGTCAGCCAGTATTAGCTGGTTCCAGCATGCCACCATTTAGCTGTGCatattaaggaaaaatagaaatgacaaatatggATGGCTAAAACTAATAATGCataatctggaaaaataaatttgaagatgaaTGGGAGAGATCATTTTCTAGGAGTCCTTAGAAAGGAGGCAGGTAAACATATTTTGACTTCATGATTCAGCTTTGACTgtgaagaattctttcttctatggtttctttttcctattctaCAATCCCTATGTAAGAAGTCTGCAATATTCTGTACAGGCATATCTCAGAGATATTGGGAGatcagttccagaccactgtgACAAATTGAATATTGTAATAAAGTGATTCAAATGAGTTTTTTGGCTTCCCAGTGCATattaaagttatgtttacactatatttTACTATAGTGTCCTATGTGTACCCTATACTATTAAGTGTGCAATGGCACTTTGTCTAAAAAAAAgtacacactttaaaaatattgctagaagatgctaaccatcatctgagctttcaggcTATCATAaccactgatcacagatcacaataagaaatataataataatgaaaaagttttcaaTATCATaggaattaccaaaatgtgacacagagacaaaagtgagcaaatgctattggaaaaatggcaccaataaaCTTACTCAACACAGAGTTGCCACAAACTAATTTATATCTGTGAAAATGTAATATCTGTGAAATATAATCCaatgaagcacaataaagcaatATATACTTGTACTTGTTGATTAGATATGCATCAAGGCAGACTTTATGTAGTTGGAATTAACACAAGACAATCAAATTACAGTGTCTTCTGCCTTCAAAGACTGGAAAGAATAGTCCTATGTATCAGTTCAATGCAGCACACTCTTTCCTTCTTTAATATCACAATACAACCATTTCACAAAGAGCTAAACCTGGACTTTGTTTTGGAAGAAGATAATTGGAGTCTAATATGTTAATACAAATATACTAATCCTGACATGCACCCTGGATGTCTTCTCCTGCTGCTGGAACCATCTACATTGTTAATCGCTGAGTCATTATGTAGTGTCTCATCACTTGGTGTTTGATGGTATATTGTAATTAAGAGATCATGTTCCCACTTGGATTCTCAATGAGGTGTGGAGCTTCCACTGATGAAGAACAGTCATTTTCATCTGTGTCTCTTAGTAACTTCACACCGAGAACTGTAATCTCAAAATTTTTGATAGCCTAGATGAGCAACTTGATATTTTCCTAGAGTTGAGTAGTAAAAGAGAGTCATGGTTATGGCTGACTTTTCTTCAGTTAGCTGATTGTGTCTATTGTCATGGCTAATGAGTGGTCATGCTGCCTGTCTCTCATGTACCTGTTTCACAATAGTTCCCTTATCTTTTGTCAAATTCACATTTTCTGAATATAAGTATAgtcaaatgattttaaatgtttagtcCTAGGGGtctaatgcattttcttttttggatgacatttcattttgattattcttttggggggaaattttttttttaatatgggaaCTGAGTATATACATTTACCTTCATGCTTTGGTAGTATAGCATGAGTTCCTCCTAAAAGAGGGAGAAGTAACACATAAATATGTGCATTAGAATTTGATTGGATTTTGTTTGTAAATTTTTACTTGTTTACTCATTTAGGTTTCATACTTCTATCTTAATCAGTTTTATATAGTAAGTAACTGATGTGTAGATTTtagataaattaattaaagtaaTGCTATCTAAAGATATAATTTCTATTAAAGACTAATGAAGATACTGGGCATCCGGGGTGGCTCCAGCAGTtaagcaccgccttcagcccagggcatgatcctggagacccggaatcgagtcccatgtcaggatccctgcatggagcctgcttcaccctctgcctgtgtctctgcctctctttctttctctgtgtgtgtctctcacgaataaataaataaaatattttttttaaaaaaagcaaaaagaataatgaagatgctataataaatcataataataaaaatgctacaCTAAAGATAACTCAATACAAAGAAtctacatatgtatttaaaaggACATGGTCCAATATGAAAACTCTGATCTGGGGTTAGGGTGCTATGTGTGAGGCTTATCTTCCCATATATTGAGTGCATGGGCTTTCTGTGCTTTAGATTTAAGTCCCTGTCCATTTATGTAGAAGCCATAATGTTGTGAGCAATGTAATTATTTTGCCTACTGCCCAGTTTTTTGCCAATGATATGAAGTATACATGGTTTACTAGGTTTACAAACATACatgaagcaaatatttaaataaacattgatGTTATTTAATCATGTATGTCATAACATCCAAACATATTTTAGGTTAAATAAATCTTGCATGTTTAATGGACAACCCCTTTATcatggaatagattttttttctcagtgaaagTGAACAATCAACCTTGGGAATTAGCTGTAAAGGTTCTTAATTATGAAACAAGTAGTCTAATTAATAAAACACTgactttggaagttttcttttttttaaagctttaccTCATCTGTCAAAAATTTTAATCCATTCACATTTTGGTGTTCCTCTATATCAGCAAATACTGAAGACTAGATCAGAAATaaaataccatactgtttggGATACATGGCAAATCACTACATTATTGATCAGCTTAGTCCCTGTGCAAAGAATTTGGCCTTGCCCAAAGCTTCTGGCAAGTAATTTCTAGGGTCTACTCTTTGCCTAGGGAATTTGGCAATACTAGATAGTCTAACAATTTGATTGAGTTTGAGGGATGACAATTC contains:
- the RPL10L gene encoding ribosomal protein uL16-like isoform X1 translates to MGRRPARCYRYCKNKPYPKSRFCRGVPDAKIRIFDLGRKKAKVDEFPLCGHMVSDEYEQLSSEALEAARICANKYMVKSCGKDGFHIRVRLHPFHVIRINKMLSCAGADRLQTGMRGAFGKPQGTVARVHIGQVIMSIRTKLQNKEHVIEALRRAKFKFPGRQKIHISKKWGFTKFNANEFEDKVAKKRLIPDGCGVKYVPSRGSLDKWRALHS
- the RPL10L gene encoding ribosomal protein uL16-like isoform X2 — translated: MGRRPARCYRYCKNKPYPKSRFCRGVPDAKIRIFDLALEAARICANKYMVKSCGKDGFHIRVRLHPFHVIRINKMLSCAGADRLQTGMRGAFGKPQGTVARVHIGQVIMSIRTKLQNKEHVIEALRRAKFKFPGRQKIHISKKWGFTKFNANEFEDKVAKKRLIPDGCGVKYVPSRGSLDKWRALHS